The following are from one region of the Streptomyces fradiae genome:
- a CDS encoding Hsp20/alpha crystallin family protein, with translation MAGGKVERRHSLFPDFDTWFNREFPGLPGWRPATAAHSIPVEVSSGAGGYVLRAELPGMDPDDVTITVDDNLITVSAEHSESEEDKEHSEFRYGSFRRTVRLPATIPVDDVEASYEDGILTIRVPMPEEKTGAARTIPVKRGGTPPGGATS, from the coding sequence ATGGCCGGAGGCAAGGTGGAACGCAGGCACAGCCTCTTTCCCGACTTCGACACCTGGTTCAACCGGGAGTTTCCGGGGCTGCCCGGATGGCGCCCCGCGACGGCTGCGCACTCCATCCCGGTAGAAGTGTCCAGCGGCGCCGGCGGGTACGTGCTGCGGGCCGAACTGCCCGGAATGGACCCCGACGACGTCACCATCACCGTCGATGACAACCTGATCACGGTGAGCGCGGAGCACAGCGAGAGCGAGGAGGACAAGGAGCACTCGGAGTTCCGCTACGGATCGTTCCGCAGGACCGTGCGTCTCCCGGCCACGATCCCGGTCGACGACGTCGAGGCGTCGTACGAGGACGGCATCCTCACCATCCGCGTTCCGATGCCCGAGGAGAAGACCGGCGCCGCACGCACCATCCCGGTGAAGCGAGGCGGTACCCCGCCCGGAGGAGCCACGTCGTGA
- a CDS encoding universal stress protein, with protein MNEILLGVDPREQSIPALVWAADEAVRRGLALRLVVAVPPAHYGLRYDALAHQSALRLRAESAIANVEALVRELHGGLRIATERVNGVPATVLRDLAAHAALVVVGSRRLGRAAEVFSESSVVVPLTARAACPVVVVRVPEHAAVHPPTLVVGVDGSPSSQAAVAFAAAEASLREARLRAVWVWPPSLLAHDDVDEGLAERRRLLAESVAGWAEKYPDVAVSQEVLRGHPVEQLALASQESLALIVGRRGRGGYSGMRLGSTVHGLLHRAMCPVITVPFPRRGDRPGDPAWADRSRSRTTDRPWPVDPLGTGPPRPPRGTVGREDDPGPSAGSPER; from the coding sequence GTGAACGAGATACTGCTCGGAGTCGACCCCCGGGAGCAATCGATCCCCGCTCTCGTCTGGGCGGCCGATGAGGCCGTACGAAGAGGACTGGCGCTCCGCCTGGTCGTCGCCGTACCGCCCGCCCACTACGGGCTCCGGTACGACGCGCTCGCCCACCAGAGCGCCCTGCGGCTCCGCGCGGAGTCGGCGATCGCCAACGTGGAGGCCCTTGTACGGGAGCTCCACGGCGGTCTGCGGATCGCCACGGAACGCGTGAACGGTGTGCCGGCGACCGTGCTCCGCGATCTGGCGGCTCACGCCGCACTCGTCGTCGTCGGCTCGCGCCGTCTCGGCAGGGCGGCCGAGGTGTTCAGCGAGAGCTCCGTGGTCGTCCCCCTCACCGCGCGGGCCGCCTGCCCCGTTGTTGTGGTCCGCGTACCCGAGCATGCTGCCGTGCACCCACCGACCCTCGTCGTCGGCGTGGACGGCAGCCCGTCCTCACAGGCCGCGGTCGCCTTCGCCGCCGCGGAGGCGAGCCTCCGCGAGGCACGACTGCGCGCCGTCTGGGTCTGGCCCCCTTCCCTCCTCGCTCATGACGATGTGGACGAGGGTCTGGCCGAGCGCCGTCGGCTGCTGGCCGAGTCGGTGGCGGGGTGGGCGGAGAAGTACCCGGACGTCGCCGTCTCCCAAGAGGTCCTTCGGGGACACCCGGTCGAGCAACTCGCCCTGGCGTCCCAGGAGTCCCTCGCCCTGATCGTCGGCCGAAGAGGTCGTGGCGGGTACTCCGGCATGCGGCTGGGGTCGACGGTCCACGGCTTGCTGCACCGTGCCATGTGCCCGGTGATCACCGTCCCCTTCCCGCGGCGCGGAGACCGGCCGGGCGACCCGGCATGGGCCGACCGGTCCCGTTCCCGTACGACCGACCGGCCCTGGCCCGTTGACCCGCTCGGCACTGGGCCGCCACGGCCTCCCCGCGGGACGGTGGGGCGAGAGGACGACCCCGGTCCGTCCGCCGGTTCCCCGGAGAGGTGA
- a CDS encoding heavy metal translocating P-type ATPase, which yields MSLADVIVVVAAAGLIALLGWYFFGPRKFGTVRVEEGVQRVDVTVRGGYSPNLVKVRQGMPVDLVFDRQEAGECTSRVVFPDLKVGAGLPAHTRTTVRLSPDRPGTYGFACGMNMIHGTLVVEPAEGGAPEPGTVRGGEAAPSAGEPSAEDAEAADIAERQAEIKDLTRRVVVGAVFTAPVLFAVMAHELFGADWVPGWMLNHWFQLALITPVMLYTGWPVHLIGWLALRHRSADMNSLITLGTSAAYGFSLLVTLAPGLLPEDVREVYFEAVGVILTLILLGRLLEARAKAGTGEAIRALIGLQARTARVLRDGAETEIPVDEVVVGDEVVIRPGEKIPVDAEVLSGSSAVDESMVTGEPMPVTKHAGDVVIGATVNTTGSLRVRAAKVGADTMLAQIIRLVQRAQASKAPIQRLADVISAYFVPAVIGIAIATFALWYTVGPAPALTLALVSAVAVLIIACPCALGLATPLSVMVGTGKGAQAGILIRSAEALETAHKLDTVVLDKTGTVTVGKPVLTDVRPVDGVDGVDGAELLRLVAAVETDSEHPLAQAVASGARDRGLLPPTATGFDSVTGKGVHATADGHTVMVGTARLLHDTGIDTTPLDAVAAGLAAEGKTPVLAAVDGRPAGVLAVADTVKDDSAQAIAALRQLDTEVVMLTGDNARTATAIAASVGIPRVLAEVLPEHKTDEIRRLQAEGRTVAMVGDGINDAPALAQSDVGLAIGTGTDVAIESADITLISGSLSGVVTAIRLSKATMRNIKQNLFFALVYNAVGIPLAAGALYPLWGIRLSPIIAAVAMALSSLSVVTNASRLRRWHPAPLPDAADTQTLAEVETATDSTRREDGPDGHQTALDPVCGMEVDPTTAPEHRDTSAGPLHFCSTECAAAYDAAPDRYVPSAGRRRP from the coding sequence ATGTCTCTCGCGGACGTGATCGTCGTCGTGGCTGCCGCCGGCCTCATAGCCTTGCTGGGCTGGTACTTCTTCGGGCCGCGCAAGTTCGGCACGGTCCGCGTGGAGGAAGGCGTACAGCGCGTAGACGTGACGGTGCGGGGCGGCTACAGCCCGAACCTGGTCAAGGTCCGCCAGGGCATGCCGGTCGACCTCGTCTTCGATCGGCAGGAGGCAGGCGAATGTACCTCCCGCGTCGTGTTCCCCGATCTCAAAGTCGGGGCCGGCCTCCCCGCCCACACCCGTACGACCGTCCGGCTGAGCCCTGACCGGCCCGGCACCTACGGGTTCGCCTGCGGCATGAACATGATCCACGGGACCCTCGTCGTCGAGCCCGCCGAAGGCGGAGCACCGGAACCGGGCACGGTACGGGGCGGAGAGGCGGCGCCGAGCGCGGGGGAGCCGTCGGCCGAGGACGCGGAGGCGGCCGACATCGCCGAGCGCCAGGCGGAGATCAAGGATCTGACCCGCCGCGTCGTCGTGGGCGCGGTGTTCACCGCGCCGGTGCTGTTCGCCGTGATGGCGCACGAGCTGTTCGGCGCCGACTGGGTTCCCGGTTGGATGCTGAACCACTGGTTCCAGCTCGCACTGATCACGCCGGTGATGCTGTACACGGGCTGGCCCGTGCACCTCATCGGCTGGCTCGCCCTGCGTCACCGGTCGGCGGACATGAACTCCCTGATCACCCTGGGCACCAGCGCCGCCTACGGATTCAGTCTGCTCGTCACCCTCGCCCCGGGGCTACTCCCCGAGGACGTACGGGAGGTGTACTTCGAAGCGGTCGGCGTCATCCTGACCCTGATTCTGCTGGGCCGTCTTCTGGAGGCACGCGCCAAGGCAGGCACGGGCGAGGCCATCCGCGCCCTGATCGGCCTGCAGGCCCGCACCGCACGCGTCCTGCGTGACGGCGCCGAGACCGAGATACCCGTCGACGAGGTGGTCGTCGGGGACGAGGTCGTCATCCGCCCCGGGGAGAAGATCCCCGTCGACGCCGAGGTCCTCTCGGGCTCCTCCGCCGTGGACGAGTCCATGGTGACGGGCGAGCCGATGCCGGTAACGAAGCACGCGGGCGACGTCGTCATCGGTGCCACCGTCAACACCACCGGTTCCTTGCGGGTGCGCGCGGCCAAGGTCGGCGCGGACACCATGCTCGCCCAGATCATCCGGCTGGTGCAGCGGGCACAGGCGTCCAAGGCCCCGATTCAACGCCTCGCCGACGTGATCTCCGCCTATTTCGTCCCGGCGGTCATCGGCATCGCGATCGCGACCTTCGCTCTCTGGTACACGGTCGGACCCGCGCCGGCGCTCACCCTCGCCCTCGTCTCGGCCGTCGCCGTCCTGATCATCGCCTGCCCCTGTGCCCTCGGCCTGGCCACCCCGCTCTCGGTCATGGTCGGCACCGGCAAAGGCGCGCAGGCAGGCATCCTCATCCGCTCCGCCGAAGCGCTGGAGACCGCCCACAAGCTCGACACCGTCGTCCTCGACAAGACCGGCACGGTGACCGTCGGCAAGCCGGTCCTCACCGACGTCCGCCCCGTCGACGGAGTCGACGGAGTGGACGGAGCCGAACTCCTGCGGCTCGTCGCCGCTGTCGAGACCGACAGCGAACACCCCCTCGCCCAGGCCGTCGCCTCCGGCGCCCGCGACCGCGGTCTTCTGCCCCCGACCGCGACCGGCTTCGACTCCGTCACGGGCAAGGGTGTCCATGCCACGGCCGACGGCCACACCGTCATGGTCGGCACCGCGCGCCTCCTCCACGACACGGGCATCGACACCACCCCGCTCGACGCCGTCGCCGCGGGCCTCGCGGCCGAGGGGAAGACACCCGTCCTCGCCGCGGTCGACGGCCGCCCCGCCGGGGTGCTCGCCGTCGCCGACACCGTCAAGGACGACTCGGCCCAGGCGATCGCGGCCCTGCGACAGCTGGACACCGAGGTCGTCATGCTCACCGGTGACAACGCCCGTACCGCCACGGCCATCGCCGCCTCCGTCGGCATCCCCCGGGTCCTGGCCGAGGTGCTGCCCGAGCACAAGACCGACGAGATCCGCCGCCTCCAGGCCGAGGGTCGGACCGTCGCGATGGTCGGCGACGGAATCAACGACGCCCCCGCCCTCGCTCAGTCCGACGTCGGACTGGCCATCGGCACCGGCACGGACGTCGCCATCGAATCCGCCGACATCACTCTCATCTCCGGCTCCCTCTCCGGGGTCGTGACCGCCATCCGCCTCTCGAAGGCCACCATGCGCAACATCAAGCAGAACCTGTTCTTCGCCCTCGTCTACAACGCCGTCGGCATCCCGCTCGCGGCCGGCGCTCTGTATCCCCTCTGGGGCATCCGTCTCAGCCCGATCATCGCCGCGGTCGCCATGGCCCTGTCCTCCTTGTCCGTCGTCACCAACGCCTCCCGCCTGCGCCGCTGGCATCCCGCACCGCTGCCCGATGCGGCCGACACACAGACACTGGCGGAAGTCGAGACCGCGACCGACAGCACGCGGCGAGAGGACGGCCCGGACGGGCACCAGACGGCCCTCGACCCCGTGTGCGGCATGGAAGTCGACCCCACGACCGCACCCGAACACCGAGACACTTCCGCAGGCCCACTGCACTTCTGCTCCACCGAGTGCGCCGCTGCCTACGATGCCGCTCCCGATCGCTACGTGCCGTCCGCCGGCCGCCGACGTCCGTAG
- the ppsA gene encoding phosphoenolpyruvate synthase, with product MAPTRRVVPFTELDRSDVGRVGGKNASLGEMTNRLGAAGIRVPPGFATTAEAYEELLASHGLRDSVEEEIGRLHQGAPLDEVGAAIRSFFLAQPLPAPLRDAILTTYERLAEVSGRETPEVAVRSSATAEDLPEASFAGQQETYLNVRGPQALLEACRRCYASLFTDRAIDYRERMGFDHLAVALSVGVQLMVRSDLAGAGVAFTLDPESGFPEVIVVSAAWGLGETVVSGQVDPDEYTVFKPSMKDTALNPVIDVRIGSKRLKTVYADTGLTRTLDTPDTERNQRVLADAEIRELATWAAAVEEHYGCPMDLEWAKDGLTGELWIVQARPETVQSRRRSTTLRRCRLTVVPGEPLVEGIAVGEAIGQGPVVALDAPVDLDRFPQGGVLVTRVTDPDWEPVMKRASAIVTDHGGRTSHAAIVSRELGVPAVVGTGNGTRILQDGRPVTVSCAEGERGRVHDGLLAYEEIMTDLAELPPTRTRVMLNLADPSAAFRWWRLPADGVGLARLEFIVAHQVKVHPMALLHPERLDPQDRHVIDRLTEGYLDRGQYFVEHLAHGIARIAASRWPAPVVVRTSDFKTNEYAKLLGGRPFEPGEANPMIGWRGASRYYSDGYREGFALECRALRRVREGMGLTNVVVMIPFCRTLGEADHVLAVMAEEGLVRGENGLRVYVMAEIPANIILAQDFAERFDGFSIGSNDLTQLTLGVDRDSEALAHVFDERDPAVVRSIQTLAARAHAAGRPVGLCGQRPSDDPAFTAILVDAGLDSISVAPDSFAAVKRHVARAEAALGDGAGRRKE from the coding sequence ATGGCACCGACGCGTCGCGTCGTACCGTTCACGGAGCTGGACCGCTCGGACGTCGGCCGGGTGGGGGGCAAGAACGCCTCACTGGGAGAGATGACCAACCGGCTCGGCGCCGCCGGCATACGCGTACCACCGGGCTTCGCCACCACCGCCGAGGCGTACGAGGAACTTCTCGCGAGCCACGGACTGCGCGACTCCGTCGAGGAGGAGATCGGCCGCCTGCACCAAGGGGCCCCGCTCGACGAGGTCGGGGCGGCCATCCGTTCGTTCTTCCTTGCACAGCCACTGCCTGCGCCGCTGCGGGACGCCATCCTGACCACGTACGAGCGGCTTGCCGAGGTGAGCGGCCGGGAGACGCCCGAAGTGGCCGTACGCAGCAGTGCGACGGCCGAGGATCTGCCCGAGGCCAGCTTCGCCGGGCAGCAGGAGACATACCTGAACGTACGCGGACCCCAGGCGCTCCTGGAGGCGTGCCGGCGCTGCTACGCCTCCCTGTTCACCGACCGGGCGATCGACTACCGCGAGCGAATGGGCTTCGACCACCTGGCCGTCGCCCTCTCTGTCGGCGTCCAGCTCATGGTCCGCTCCGACCTCGCCGGGGCCGGGGTCGCCTTCACTCTCGACCCGGAGAGCGGCTTCCCCGAGGTGATCGTGGTGAGCGCAGCCTGGGGTCTGGGCGAGACCGTCGTCAGCGGCCAGGTCGACCCCGACGAGTACACGGTGTTCAAACCGAGCATGAAGGACACCGCCCTGAACCCCGTGATCGATGTGCGGATCGGCAGCAAGCGGCTGAAGACCGTGTACGCGGACACCGGGCTGACTCGCACGCTCGACACCCCCGACACCGAGCGGAACCAGCGGGTCCTCGCCGACGCGGAGATCCGCGAGCTCGCCACGTGGGCGGCGGCCGTCGAAGAGCACTACGGCTGCCCCATGGATCTCGAATGGGCCAAGGACGGCCTCACCGGCGAACTCTGGATCGTCCAGGCGCGCCCTGAGACCGTGCAGTCTCGCCGGCGGTCCACGACCCTGCGCCGCTGCCGGCTGACCGTCGTTCCCGGTGAACCTCTGGTGGAGGGCATCGCGGTGGGCGAGGCGATCGGCCAGGGGCCCGTCGTCGCCCTCGACGCCCCCGTCGACCTCGACCGCTTCCCGCAGGGCGGGGTTCTCGTCACCCGAGTCACCGACCCCGACTGGGAACCGGTCATGAAGAGGGCTTCGGCGATCGTCACCGACCACGGCGGACGCACCTCGCACGCGGCCATCGTCAGCCGCGAACTCGGCGTCCCCGCTGTCGTCGGAACCGGCAACGGCACCCGGATTCTGCAGGACGGCAGGCCGGTGACCGTCTCGTGTGCCGAGGGCGAGCGCGGACGGGTCCACGATGGCCTGCTCGCGTACGAGGAGATCATGACCGACCTCGCGGAGCTGCCCCCCACGCGCACCAGAGTGATGCTCAACCTGGCCGACCCGTCGGCCGCGTTCCGCTGGTGGCGGCTACCTGCCGATGGAGTGGGCCTCGCGCGTCTCGAGTTCATCGTCGCTCACCAGGTGAAGGTCCACCCGATGGCCCTGCTGCACCCGGAGCGACTCGATCCACAGGACCGACATGTGATCGACCGGCTCACGGAGGGGTACCTCGACCGCGGGCAGTACTTCGTCGAGCACCTTGCCCATGGCATCGCTCGGATCGCAGCCTCCCGCTGGCCCGCACCCGTCGTCGTACGGACCAGCGACTTCAAGACCAACGAGTACGCCAAGCTCCTCGGCGGCCGGCCCTTCGAACCCGGCGAGGCCAACCCCATGATCGGCTGGCGCGGCGCGAGCCGGTACTACAGCGACGGCTACCGTGAGGGGTTCGCCCTCGAATGCCGTGCGCTGCGCCGGGTCCGTGAAGGGATGGGGCTGACGAACGTGGTCGTCATGATCCCGTTCTGCCGGACCCTCGGCGAGGCGGACCACGTGCTCGCGGTGATGGCGGAGGAGGGACTCGTACGAGGTGAGAACGGCTTGCGCGTCTACGTCATGGCCGAAATACCGGCCAACATCATCCTCGCCCAGGACTTCGCGGAACGCTTCGACGGATTCTCGATCGGCAGCAACGACCTCACCCAGCTCACCCTCGGCGTCGACCGCGACTCGGAGGCTCTCGCCCACGTCTTCGATGAGCGTGACCCCGCCGTCGTCCGCAGTATCCAGACCCTCGCTGCCCGCGCCCACGCCGCCGGCCGCCCTGTCGGACTGTGCGGGCAGCGGCCCAGCGACGATCCGGCTTTCACCGCGATCCTGGTCGACGCGGGTCTCGACTCCATCTCCGTGGCACCGGACAGCTTCGCTGCTGTCAAACGGCACGTGGCGCGCGCGGAGGCGGCGCTCGGAGACGGCGCTGGTCGAAGGAAGGAGTGA
- a CDS encoding CBS domain-containing protein has product MTTAREMMHAGASCVQENETVMDAARRMSELDVGALPICGPDNRLHGIITDRDIVVKCLAKGKDPHHMTAGLLAQGKPVTVDADADSEKVLRTMQEHRIRRVPVIDDHRLVGMISEADLAKHLPEERVGHFVEEICR; this is encoded by the coding sequence ATGACGACCGCAAGGGAGATGATGCACGCCGGCGCGAGCTGCGTGCAGGAGAACGAGACCGTGATGGACGCGGCACGCCGCATGAGCGAACTCGACGTCGGCGCACTGCCGATCTGCGGGCCGGACAACCGGCTCCACGGCATCATCACCGACCGGGACATCGTGGTGAAGTGCCTCGCCAAAGGCAAGGATCCCCACCACATGACGGCCGGACTCCTCGCCCAGGGCAAGCCGGTCACGGTCGACGCGGACGCCGACAGCGAGAAGGTGCTCCGCACCATGCAGGAGCACCGCATCCGCCGCGTACCCGTGATCGACGACCACCGCCTGGTCGGCATGATCAGCGAGGCAGACCTGGCGAAGCACCTGCCGGAGGAACGGGTCGGCCATTTCGTCGAGGAGATCTGCCGCTGA
- a CDS encoding universal stress protein yields MISEIPARPELGNVVVGVDGSPSARMAVLWAAAEADRRGRTLHLVHAADTDRRALFADAETIQAVREAGRDLLTETVSTVHERFPDLAVTKELSRQEPVAGLWAAAGHRGTIVVGNRGLGGFSTLLLGSVGMGVAARAEVPVIVVRGDGDRPESGSVTAAVHGASDVSWLLVAAAEADARKAVLRLVSVWNVLTHVGSVATMLDDLDEIARQRVHEIKALADRVSDFYPGLDVSHHVETGTSTPGNLVEATAHTDLLVMGREHRVLGAAPSLGRVAHVLLHHAHCPVEIVPPAFATRVEET; encoded by the coding sequence ATGATCAGCGAGATCCCCGCTCGACCGGAGCTCGGCAACGTCGTCGTGGGAGTCGACGGTTCCCCCTCCGCGCGCATGGCCGTGCTCTGGGCCGCAGCCGAGGCGGACCGACGCGGTCGGACCCTGCACCTCGTCCACGCCGCCGATACCGACCGGCGGGCCCTCTTCGCCGATGCCGAGACGATCCAGGCGGTACGCGAAGCGGGCCGAGACCTGCTGACCGAGACCGTGAGCACGGTCCACGAGCGCTTTCCGGACCTTGCCGTCACGAAGGAACTGAGCCGCCAGGAGCCGGTCGCCGGTCTCTGGGCGGCTGCCGGCCACCGGGGCACGATCGTGGTGGGCAACCGGGGGCTCGGCGGCTTCTCGACTCTCCTGCTCGGCTCCGTCGGTATGGGGGTGGCGGCCCGCGCCGAGGTGCCCGTGATCGTCGTCCGTGGTGACGGTGACCGCCCCGAGTCGGGATCGGTGACGGCGGCCGTGCACGGTGCCTCGGATGTCAGCTGGCTGCTCGTCGCGGCTGCCGAGGCGGACGCCCGCAAGGCGGTGTTGCGACTGGTGAGCGTCTGGAACGTGCTCACCCACGTCGGCAGCGTCGCGACCATGCTGGACGACCTCGACGAGATCGCGCGGCAGCGCGTGCACGAGATCAAGGCGCTTGCCGATCGCGTAAGTGACTTCTATCCCGGGCTCGACGTCAGCCATCACGTCGAGACGGGGACGAGCACGCCCGGGAACCTGGTCGAGGCGACCGCCCACACCGACCTGCTCGTGATGGGCAGAGAACACCGTGTTCTGGGCGCAGCCCCGTCCCTGGGGCGCGTCGCCCATGTCCTGCTCCACCACGCCCATTGCCCGGTGGAGATCGTCCCACCCGCCTTCGCCACCCGGGTCGAGGAGACGTGA
- a CDS encoding flavodoxin domain-containing protein, translated as MNPKRVLVAYGSKHGATRGIADEIGRTLQADGFEAVVLPADVVSDVGGYDGVVLGGALYAGHWNGKARRCARRNAEQLRHRPVWLFSSGPIDSSAEQHDIPPVPGVARRMKRLGAREHMTFGGAVTAETPGRISRSMVRHGKGGDFRNPERIQDWAHHIGTELGTTR; from the coding sequence GTGAACCCCAAGCGAGTCCTGGTCGCCTACGGCAGCAAGCACGGCGCGACCAGGGGGATCGCCGACGAGATCGGCCGGACGCTCCAGGCCGACGGCTTCGAGGCCGTCGTCCTGCCGGCCGACGTCGTCTCAGACGTCGGCGGCTACGACGGGGTCGTCCTCGGTGGGGCCCTCTACGCCGGGCACTGGAACGGCAAGGCGCGACGGTGCGCCCGGCGCAACGCTGAGCAGCTCCGCCATCGGCCCGTCTGGCTCTTCAGCAGCGGGCCCATCGACAGCTCCGCCGAGCAGCACGACATCCCGCCGGTACCCGGTGTCGCCCGCCGGATGAAGAGACTCGGCGCCCGGGAGCACATGACCTTCGGGGGCGCCGTGACCGCCGAGACGCCGGGCCGCATCAGCCGGTCCATGGTCCGCCACGGCAAGGGCGGAGACTTCCGCAACCCGGAACGGATCCAGGACTGGGCCCACCACATCGGGACCGAACTCGGCACCACGCGCTGA
- a CDS encoding universal stress protein — translation MTALVTVGLDGSKESLAAVGWAATAAVLREVPLRLVHVEEWPNTPEVPLPYARNLAKRAESLLRDEADRVRKDHPGLEVLTERARGRAAEELTAAASEADLTVLGSRGLGGVRGFIVGSVSLAVVGSARRPVVLVRAEGASLAPEGGIVVGVDIYHPCEALLAFSFNEAARRGVPLRFLHSWTLPASYGYAAVMDPGIGEELGGHLLGGLEDLVEPWRKRYAGVDVAAAAVVGSPAYQLVEASQSAQLVIVGRRSRKVPLGAHLGHVAHAVIHHSPAPVAVVPLT, via the coding sequence ATGACGGCCCTGGTCACCGTCGGATTGGACGGTTCGAAGGAAAGCCTCGCCGCCGTGGGTTGGGCGGCGACGGCAGCGGTGTTGCGCGAGGTGCCCCTCCGGCTGGTGCATGTGGAGGAGTGGCCGAACACCCCTGAGGTGCCCCTGCCGTACGCCCGGAACTTGGCCAAGCGGGCCGAGAGTCTCCTTCGGGACGAGGCGGACCGCGTGCGGAAGGACCATCCCGGCCTCGAGGTGCTCACGGAGCGTGCGCGAGGCCGGGCGGCCGAGGAACTGACGGCCGCCGCGAGCGAGGCGGATCTGACGGTGCTCGGATCGCGTGGGCTCGGTGGCGTCCGGGGCTTCATCGTCGGCTCGGTCTCCCTTGCCGTCGTCGGCTCTGCGCGCCGGCCGGTCGTCCTCGTGCGCGCGGAGGGCGCCTCATTGGCTCCCGAAGGCGGGATCGTGGTGGGCGTCGACATCTACCATCCGTGCGAAGCCCTGCTCGCGTTCTCTTTCAATGAAGCCGCCCGCAGAGGCGTGCCGCTGCGGTTCCTGCACAGCTGGACGCTTCCCGCCTCGTACGGCTACGCGGCCGTCATGGACCCGGGGATCGGCGAGGAACTGGGCGGCCACCTCCTCGGGGGTCTGGAGGACCTGGTGGAACCGTGGCGGAAGCGGTATGCGGGTGTGGACGTGGCGGCCGCGGCGGTGGTGGGCTCGCCTGCGTACCAGCTGGTCGAGGCGTCGCAAAGCGCGCAACTCGTCATCGTGGGACGACGGAGCCGGAAGGTGCCCCTCGGCGCGCATCTCGGCCATGTCGCCCACGCGGTCATCCACCACAGCCCCGCGCCGGTCGCCGTCGTCCCTCTGACGTGA